A genomic stretch from Paraburkholderia dioscoreae includes:
- a CDS encoding aldo/keto reductase, with product MAFSSKNAVKLSGRRRFLRTTGGTAIGLSASLAFPRLAPSQTPGLSQTESATPLPRMAQRVIPATGERLPVVGCGTWRTFDVGDDPAARAQLAEVLRILFEAGGSVIDSSPMYGSSEAVAGALLTQLDAHRKAFVATKVWTEGREAGIAQMEESLRRFQQPRIDLMQVHNLLDWRTQLTTLRDWKARGRIRYIGITHYTSSAFDDVAAVMRSAKPDFVQINYAADDRAAEARILPLAAELGIGVVINQPFGGGGLLARVGKTPLPAWAAEIGCASWAQILLKFVLAQPAVTVVIPGTGRPQYMADNVRAGSGPLPDKAMCARIVAAVNG from the coding sequence ATGGCATTTTCGTCGAAAAACGCTGTAAAGCTTTCCGGCCGACGCCGCTTTCTTCGCACAACAGGCGGCACCGCCATCGGCCTGTCGGCCTCGCTCGCCTTTCCGCGGCTGGCACCGTCTCAAACGCCGGGTCTATCACAAACCGAATCCGCCACGCCGCTGCCGCGCATGGCGCAACGCGTGATTCCCGCTACCGGCGAGCGGCTGCCTGTGGTCGGCTGCGGTACGTGGCGCACCTTCGACGTCGGCGACGATCCCGCCGCGCGCGCGCAACTCGCCGAAGTTCTGCGCATCCTGTTCGAAGCCGGCGGTTCGGTTATCGATTCGTCGCCGATGTACGGGTCGTCGGAAGCGGTCGCCGGTGCGTTGCTCACGCAACTCGACGCGCACAGGAAAGCCTTCGTCGCCACCAAAGTCTGGACCGAAGGACGCGAGGCGGGCATCGCGCAGATGGAAGAATCGCTGCGCCGCTTTCAGCAACCGCGCATCGACCTGATGCAGGTGCATAATCTGCTCGACTGGCGCACGCAACTCACCACACTGCGCGACTGGAAAGCACGCGGCCGGATTCGCTATATCGGCATTACGCACTACACGTCGAGTGCATTCGACGACGTCGCGGCTGTCATGCGCAGCGCAAAGCCCGACTTCGTGCAGATCAACTACGCAGCCGACGACCGCGCGGCCGAGGCGCGCATCTTGCCGCTCGCGGCGGAATTGGGTATTGGCGTCGTGATCAATCAGCCCTTCGGCGGCGGCGGGCTGCTTGCGCGCGTCGGTAAAACGCCGCTGCCTGCGTGGGCTGCGGAAATCGGCTGCGCGAGTTGGGCGCAGATTCTTCTGAAGTTCGTGCTCGCGCAACCGGCGGTGACGGTGGTGATTCCCGGCACGGGGCGTCCGCAGTACATGGCGGACAATGTCCGGGCCGGCTCCGGCCCATTACCCGACAAGGCGATGTGCGCACGAATCGTCGCGGCGGTGAACGGCTAG
- a CDS encoding M1 family metallopeptidase — MRINFRLQMQCLALAGIAVLAGCGGSDGSSSLTSKSGQAPAAAPAASEVALAPPSAPVVADTSINKTVPPVELPDTVTPINYKLWFRPNPALSSFDGRADVQIKVQKAVNAITIAGHRIKFTNGTITLQPGNIALIVTPQDDGDFYQLRPVSGQIAAGNYSLHMEWSGIINFKTYDDPVAKTGGSCGDDPYPGCSAAEGVFRVDLKSTDGTTSGAILTQGESNLARQWFPGWDEPAFRPTYEVSAEVPQNWNVVSNAAEKPAVNVDAGYKLVSFEKTPPMPSYLLFFGGGQFDILEDDFSSPLPDGKGLHLRIFTPPGMRDWAKPAMQQTKQALDYYYRYTGIPLPLTKFDTIAANDAFKEQKDLNFGGMENWGAILEFADDILPPPGTTMSDYGVTVLTHEAAHQWFGDLVTLDWWDDVWLNESFATFFENKTKVRFFPDRFSWVDDVKNKYAVINADLKSTAFPVQPNFNGWASNDFVLSASAFTYDKGGHVLKMLENYLGEEVMRKGLQSYLADYALGNGTPKRLWDELAKASGQPMVAIGDSFVRQTGVPLISLDTQCDLTTNQTVVSLKQSPFPNQNQYPGTQWTIPLTLAYGDGLTSRKTVALKDTQTQVRLNGCSAVLADPSGLDYYVTNYSNTAWSQLLAQGNALKDPVLLTGLQLEAKLLVNNGLADPSRATSIGSLSPAAVPLARQLLMTAPATQSLRPTIRYQGKFRLKQQAPQ; from the coding sequence ATGCGTATAAATTTCCGATTGCAGATGCAGTGCCTCGCGCTAGCCGGAATCGCGGTTCTGGCGGGATGCGGCGGCAGCGACGGCTCGTCTTCCCTCACGAGCAAATCCGGGCAGGCGCCCGCAGCCGCGCCGGCTGCTTCCGAGGTGGCGTTGGCCCCGCCCTCTGCGCCAGTGGTTGCGGATACGTCGATCAACAAGACAGTGCCGCCGGTCGAATTGCCCGACACGGTCACCCCGATCAACTACAAGCTGTGGTTCCGGCCAAACCCCGCGCTGTCCTCGTTCGACGGCCGCGCCGACGTGCAGATCAAGGTGCAGAAGGCGGTCAACGCGATCACGATCGCCGGACACCGCATCAAGTTCACCAACGGCACGATCACGCTTCAGCCGGGCAACATTGCGTTGATCGTGACGCCTCAGGACGACGGCGATTTCTATCAACTGCGCCCGGTGAGCGGGCAGATCGCCGCAGGCAACTACTCGCTGCACATGGAGTGGAGCGGCATCATCAACTTCAAGACCTATGACGATCCGGTCGCGAAGACCGGCGGCAGTTGCGGCGACGATCCCTATCCGGGTTGCTCGGCGGCGGAAGGCGTGTTCCGCGTCGATCTGAAATCGACCGACGGCACGACGAGCGGCGCGATTCTCACGCAAGGCGAATCGAACCTCGCGCGCCAATGGTTCCCCGGTTGGGACGAGCCGGCTTTCCGGCCCACCTACGAGGTGAGCGCGGAGGTGCCGCAGAACTGGAACGTCGTCTCGAACGCGGCGGAGAAACCCGCGGTGAACGTGGATGCGGGCTACAAGCTGGTGTCGTTCGAAAAGACGCCGCCCATGCCTTCGTATCTGCTGTTCTTCGGCGGCGGCCAGTTCGACATTCTCGAAGACGACTTCTCGAGCCCGCTGCCCGACGGCAAGGGTTTGCATCTGCGCATCTTCACGCCGCCCGGCATGCGTGACTGGGCCAAACCGGCCATGCAGCAGACCAAGCAGGCGCTCGATTACTACTATCGCTATACCGGCATTCCGTTGCCGCTCACCAAGTTCGACACGATTGCGGCGAACGACGCGTTCAAGGAACAGAAAGACCTGAACTTCGGCGGCATGGAGAACTGGGGCGCGATTCTCGAATTCGCCGACGACATTTTGCCGCCGCCCGGCACGACCATGTCGGACTACGGCGTGACGGTGCTCACGCACGAAGCCGCGCACCAATGGTTCGGCGACCTCGTCACGCTCGACTGGTGGGACGACGTTTGGCTGAACGAATCGTTCGCGACGTTCTTCGAGAACAAGACCAAGGTGCGTTTCTTCCCGGACCGTTTCAGCTGGGTCGACGACGTGAAGAACAAATACGCCGTGATCAATGCGGATCTGAAGTCCACTGCGTTTCCGGTGCAGCCGAACTTCAACGGCTGGGCGTCGAACGACTTCGTGTTGAGTGCGAGCGCCTTCACATACGACAAGGGCGGTCACGTGCTGAAGATGCTGGAGAACTATCTCGGCGAAGAAGTCATGCGCAAGGGCCTGCAGTCGTATCTCGCCGACTATGCGCTCGGCAACGGTACGCCGAAACGCCTGTGGGACGAACTGGCCAAGGCGAGCGGCCAGCCGATGGTAGCGATAGGCGACAGCTTCGTGCGGCAAACGGGCGTACCGCTGATTTCGCTCGATACGCAATGCGATCTGACCACCAATCAGACCGTGGTCTCGCTGAAACAGTCGCCGTTTCCGAACCAGAATCAGTACCCGGGCACGCAGTGGACCATTCCGCTGACACTCGCGTACGGTGACGGACTGACTTCGCGCAAAACAGTCGCGCTGAAGGACACGCAAACCCAGGTGCGTCTGAACGGTTGTTCCGCGGTGCTCGCCGACCCGAGCGGTCTCGACTACTACGTGACCAACTACAGCAACACCGCGTGGAGCCAGTTGCTCGCGCAGGGCAATGCGCTGAAAGATCCGGTGTTGCTGACCGGTCTGCAACTCGAGGCGAAGCTGCTGGTGAACAATGGTCTGGCGGACCCGTCGCGTGCTACCAGTATCGGTTCGCTGAGTCCGGCGGCCGTACCGCTCGCGCGTCAGTTGCTGATGACGGCGCCGGCGACGCAATCGCTGCGTCCGACCATCCGCTATCAAGGCAAGTTCCGGCTCAAACAGCAGGCTCCGCAGTAG
- a CDS encoding glutathione S-transferase family protein, with translation MTTETLKLYHSASSPNSRRVRIFLAEKGVQVTIVAVDLGKGEQHGDAYRAINPRRVVPTLVLEDGTSISEVPAIQRYVEEIHPDAPLFGTTPRDKALITMWERRAEQEGFASVMEAIRNIAPGLKGRAIAGPHDYEQIPALAERSRQRAANFLADLDDRLKESAFVAGERFSVADITALVTIDFAAKAIDLQVPAGLESLKRWYDTVSSRPSAAA, from the coding sequence ATGACTACCGAAACATTGAAGCTGTACCACTCCGCTTCGTCGCCGAACTCACGGCGCGTGCGCATCTTTCTCGCCGAAAAGGGAGTTCAGGTAACGATCGTCGCGGTCGATCTCGGCAAAGGCGAGCAACACGGCGACGCCTATCGCGCGATCAATCCACGGCGCGTCGTGCCGACGCTGGTGCTCGAAGACGGCACGTCGATCAGTGAAGTGCCGGCAATCCAGCGCTACGTGGAAGAGATTCATCCCGACGCACCGCTATTCGGCACCACACCGAGAGACAAGGCGCTGATCACGATGTGGGAACGGCGCGCGGAACAGGAAGGCTTTGCCTCGGTGATGGAAGCGATCCGCAACATCGCGCCGGGTTTGAAGGGCCGCGCGATTGCCGGGCCGCACGACTACGAACAGATTCCCGCACTTGCCGAACGCAGCCGGCAACGCGCCGCCAATTTTCTGGCCGATCTCGACGATCGGCTGAAAGAGTCCGCGTTTGTGGCGGGTGAACGCTTTTCGGTCGCGGACATTACCGCGCTGGTCACGATCGATTTCGCCGCGAAAGCAATCGACCTGCAGGTGCCGGCCGGGTTGGAGTCGCTCAAGCGCTGGTACGACACGGTATCGTCGCGGCCGAGTGCGGCGGCTTGA
- a CDS encoding metallophosphoesterase family protein, protein MSSHHPFDASRRGALKCLAFGGLGTVFVLSGGILTPVELALAADQKSSAATAGVPLFLQISDSHIGFNKEANPDVAGTLKQTIEYVNAMPVKPALTIHTGDITHLSKPAEFDLAAQLMSGLKITELHTVPGEHDVTDGPGTEYFSRFGKASDNKGYYSFDHQGVHFVGLVNVMHFKPNGLGGLGDEQLEWLENDLKGRSSSTPIVVFAHMPMWTIYEPWGWGTGDAGQAMSYLKRFGSVTVLNGHIHQIVSKVEGNITFHTARSTAYPQPTAGNGTGPGPLTVAGDQLPKMLGVTSVRIARHPLKATLDDTTLV, encoded by the coding sequence ATGTCGTCACATCATCCGTTCGACGCGTCGCGTCGCGGCGCACTGAAGTGTCTTGCATTCGGTGGTTTGGGCACCGTGTTCGTTCTGTCGGGCGGCATTCTCACGCCGGTGGAACTGGCGCTTGCCGCCGACCAGAAATCGTCCGCGGCAACGGCGGGCGTGCCGCTTTTCCTGCAGATCAGCGACTCGCACATCGGCTTTAACAAGGAAGCGAACCCGGACGTGGCCGGCACGCTGAAGCAGACCATCGAGTACGTCAATGCGATGCCGGTCAAGCCCGCGCTGACCATCCACACCGGCGACATCACGCACCTTTCCAAACCCGCGGAGTTCGATCTCGCGGCGCAGTTGATGTCCGGCCTGAAGATAACCGAGCTGCACACTGTGCCCGGCGAGCACGACGTGACGGACGGCCCCGGAACGGAATACTTCAGCCGCTTCGGCAAGGCTTCGGACAACAAGGGCTATTACAGCTTCGATCATCAGGGCGTGCATTTCGTCGGCCTTGTCAACGTGATGCACTTCAAGCCGAACGGTCTGGGCGGTCTCGGCGATGAACAGCTCGAATGGCTCGAAAACGATCTGAAAGGGCGCTCGTCCAGCACGCCGATCGTGGTGTTCGCGCATATGCCGATGTGGACGATCTACGAGCCTTGGGGCTGGGGCACCGGCGATGCCGGCCAGGCCATGAGTTATCTGAAACGCTTCGGCTCGGTGACCGTGCTGAACGGCCACATTCATCAGATCGTGTCGAAAGTGGAGGGCAACATTACCTTCCACACGGCGCGCTCGACGGCTTATCCGCAACCGACCGCCGGCAACGGCACCGGCCCCGGACCGTTGACGGTGGCCGGCGATCAACTGCCGAAAATGCTCGGTGTCACCAGCGTCAGGATCGCGCGGCATCCGCTCAAGGCGACGCTGGACGACACGACACTGGTTTGA
- a CDS encoding SDR family NAD(P)-dependent oxidoreductase — protein MSHPVILITGALTGIGRATAVAFAETGARLVVSGRREAEGKALETELRELGADAHFIQADVRRDEEVASLVDQTVARFGRIDAAVNNAGTEGQPGAITSQTVESYSATFDTNVLGTLLSMKHELRVMSAQKSGSVVNVSSTYGHEGAAFASVYAGSKHAVEGMTRSAALEVASTGVRVNAVAPGPTDTGMLDRFTGTPENKAALAAKVPLGRIGKPDDVARAIVFLASDAASFVTGQIVTVDGGKTAG, from the coding sequence ATGAGCCATCCCGTCATTCTGATCACCGGCGCACTCACCGGCATCGGTCGCGCCACCGCCGTCGCTTTTGCTGAAACCGGCGCTCGCCTCGTGGTCTCGGGCCGTCGTGAAGCCGAAGGCAAGGCGCTCGAAACAGAACTGCGCGAACTCGGCGCGGACGCCCACTTCATCCAGGCCGACGTGCGCCGCGATGAAGAAGTCGCGAGCCTCGTCGATCAGACGGTTGCCCGCTTCGGCCGCATCGACGCCGCCGTGAACAACGCCGGCACCGAAGGCCAACCCGGCGCGATCACCAGCCAGACCGTCGAGAGCTACAGCGCGACGTTCGACACCAACGTGCTCGGCACGCTGCTCAGCATGAAGCACGAACTGCGCGTGATGTCGGCACAAAAGAGCGGCAGCGTCGTCAACGTTTCGTCCACTTACGGTCATGAAGGCGCGGCCTTCGCTTCCGTGTACGCAGGCAGCAAGCACGCAGTGGAAGGCATGACCAGGTCGGCCGCGCTCGAAGTGGCGTCCACCGGCGTGCGGGTCAACGCCGTTGCGCCGGGGCCGACCGACACCGGCATGCTCGACCGCTTCACCGGCACGCCGGAGAACAAGGCCGCGCTCGCCGCGAAGGTGCCGCTCGGCCGTATCGGCAAACCGGACGACGTGGCGCGCGCCATCGTGTTCCTGGCGTCGGATGCCGCGTCGTTCGTCACGGGGCAGATCGTGACTGTCGACGGCGGCAAGACTGCAGGCTGA
- a CDS encoding HAD family hydrolase, translating to MTASITLVLFDMEGVLSHYDRAVRTGRLAALTGCAPETVRHAIWGSGLEARADAGQISDDEYLHELGILLNAPISRDDWLAARHASITPNGEALALAARVAGRHRIAVLTNNCRLFTDHIGYLNPPVARLFGSHVYSSASYGAAKPAAQTYLRCLEQLGVPAAETLFVDDTAANVSGAIDAGLQAHRFVSVDALSHELQSRGLI from the coding sequence ATGACTGCATCCATCACGCTGGTTCTGTTCGACATGGAAGGTGTTCTGTCCCACTACGACCGCGCCGTGCGGACCGGGCGTTTGGCCGCGCTCACGGGTTGCGCGCCGGAAACCGTGCGTCATGCAATCTGGGGATCGGGTCTCGAAGCGCGCGCGGATGCCGGCCAGATCAGCGACGACGAATATCTGCACGAGCTAGGCATTCTGTTGAACGCGCCGATCAGCCGCGACGACTGGCTGGCTGCCCGTCACGCTTCGATTACGCCGAACGGGGAAGCGCTCGCGCTTGCCGCCAGGGTCGCCGGGCGCCACCGTATTGCGGTGCTGACGAACAATTGCCGGTTGTTCACCGATCACATCGGTTATCTGAATCCGCCTGTCGCGCGGCTGTTCGGCTCGCATGTTTACTCATCGGCGTCATACGGTGCCGCGAAGCCCGCTGCGCAGACTTATCTGCGCTGCCTGGAACAACTCGGAGTGCCTGCGGCCGAAACGCTTTTCGTCGACGACACGGCCGCCAATGTGAGTGGTGCAATCGATGCAGGGCTGCAAGCGCACAGGTTTGTCAGTGTCGACGCTTTGTCGCACGAATTGCAATCTCGCGGATTGATCTAG